The Planctellipticum variicoloris DNA window CAGCACGTGCTCCCAGCGGGGCTGACCGGGCCGGATGCGCCAGAGATGGCTGCCCCAGATGGGGAGCTGCGACCCGTCATCTTTCTCGCCGTCCTCGTCCATCGAGGTGAAGTAGATGGCGCCATCGTTCGCCTGGCAGATCTTGCTGTGAATCTTCGCCTGGGACTCGCGATCGTGGACCGAGCCGGAAAGGTTCAGTTGTTCGATAACTGAGCCGAGGATTGCGGCGTCTCCGCCGGAGGCGGGCAACTGCACGAGAACGGCGGAACGGGAATCTCCCAGCGCCGAAACGCCGACATACAGATTTCCGGCATCGTCGCGGCCGGTCGCGCCCCAGATGGCATGCGGTCCGGCAAGCCGAGGCAGGGGCACTTCGGTCAGTTGCGGGGCCGACCGAAAGCGCGCATCGGGTTTGGAGAAATGCGTCCCGAATCGGAGAGCGGTGGAGCGAACGGACGAGCCGGGGGCAGGGGCCCTGGGAGCAGTCTGCCGGTCGACGACGGCCTTGACGGACGGAATGGACTGGGCGGACGGGGACTTCAGCGGCTCCGCCTGCGGCGGCAACTCCTGTCGCTCGCACACCCGCCGCACAACGTCCGCATACGCCAGCAAGGTGAGGGCGTTGCGGAGCGCGTAGCCGTTGTTCTGCAGCGACTCTTCCGAGTAATCATCGCGAAAACCGGCGGGATGGCTGAGGTGGACGCCATCCGCGGCGATCAGTGTCAGGACGTCGTGTCCGTCCTGACGCGTCTGACCAGGAAGGGGCGGAAGCCGACTCCCATCCCAGTCGTCGGGCCGACGACGGAGGATTTCCCCGTGGAGATCGATCAACGGGATTCGCAACTTCGTCGCCAGCCGCCGCTGTCCGTCCGCCATTTCCTCTGCGTGCTTATCGAATCCGTGGCGCGGCGGGATGGTCGTCAAAATCGGGACGGTGCCATTGGCGAGGCACTTCTGCAGGACGGATTCGAGCCGTTGCTCGTAGTCCGCGTTCGAACGACCTGGCAGGTCGTTGGTGCCGAACAGGATCACAGCAATCTCGGGGTTCAGTCGTTTGAGCCAGTCGTCGATATTCTCGGCGGCCCAGTCAATGCCGGCGCCGCTGCGGTTGCCGAACCGCGGCCCCTTCCAGTCCCGCCAGCACTCCAGGGCCAGCCTGGCAGACGCGACCTCGTAGGCGTGCTCAAACTCCGGCGAGGCCCGTTTGCGATTGAGCTTGAGCGGGGCCCAGTAGGCCAGCGTTTCAGTCAGCGAGTCGCCGAAGTGGGCGCAGGAGCCGGAGACGCCGCGATATCGGGCGTGGACTTCGCGCATGGGGGCGACCCAGTCGGGGGGCGCAGCGGCGCACGACGCGACCATCTCCAGACTGACCAGCATGACCAGACCGCAGAACCGCGCAAAGCTGACTGGACGTCTCAAATCCATCGTCATTTCCGCCATCTCGCCGTCCAGCATCAATTGCTCCGTCAATCGTTGCGAATCCGAGTCTGCTCCGCAATCAGATTCACCAGCCAGATGCCAAGCCCGGCTCCGGCGAGCGTGATCAGCAGGCCGGCAAGACTTCCATGATGGTCCGCGACGAGGCACTTCCCCAGTTCGATCCAGAATGACGCCAGCCCGATCCATGCGACGACCGCCACCGTCCAGACCCGCGAGCGAGCGCCAGCGGCGGAGAGCGCCAGGATTCGACCTGCCGCCCCCCAGGGGATCGCCAGCAACCCGAATCCAAGCAGGGAAGGGGAGATTGCAGTCTGACCGTCGAGGGACGAAAGATCGAAGATCTGGCGAAATCGAACGGAGAGCAACGGATCATCGCCGAGCACGTTCCAGGGAAACCAGGCAATTGCTCCCAGCAGGGCAGTCCACGCTGCCGTCGCGATCAGCCAGACGTTCGTACGACGATACCACGGTCGCGGCACTTCGGGCATTCCGCGGCCCCCGGCGTTCCTGGTCGCCAGCACTGGCAAGCAGGCCCCGACGGCGATCCCGAGAATCGCGAATCCCCAGCGCGTGATGCTGGCGATCCCGCTCAGAATCACTAACTGACCGAAGAACGCCAGGGTCGCCAGCGTTGCCCCAAGCAGGACGGCCCACGCCCAGTCTCGCGGTCGAAGGTCGTCGCGGCGCCAGGCCAGCGCGGTCCACACTCCCACCGGGAGCGCCGCACACATCGCCGCTCCGCCGACGAGCCACCCCGCCAGCCCGCGGTTCGGCGGGCTGGTGAATGGAATCAGTTCGAGTTGTCCGGAAGCGAGTTTTTGAAGGAGATCGGACGGAGATACGGCGACGTCGAG harbors:
- a CDS encoding GDSL-type esterase/lipase family protein; the encoded protein is MLDGEMAEMTMDLRRPVSFARFCGLVMLVSLEMVASCAAAPPDWVAPMREVHARYRGVSGSCAHFGDSLTETLAYWAPLKLNRKRASPEFEHAYEVASARLALECWRDWKGPRFGNRSGAGIDWAAENIDDWLKRLNPEIAVILFGTNDLPGRSNADYEQRLESVLQKCLANGTVPILTTIPPRHGFDKHAEEMADGQRRLATKLRIPLIDLHGEILRRRPDDWDGSRLPPLPGQTRQDGHDVLTLIAADGVHLSHPAGFRDDYSEESLQNNGYALRNALTLLAYADVVRRVCERQELPPQAEPLKSPSAQSIPSVKAVVDRQTAPRAPAPGSSVRSTALRFGTHFSKPDARFRSAPQLTEVPLPRLAGPHAIWGATGRDDAGNLYVGVSALGDSRSAVLVQLPASGGDAAILGSVIEQLNLSGSVHDRESQAKIHSKICQANDGAIYFTSMDEDGEKDDGSQLPIWGSHLWRIRPGQPRWEHVLKTSDALIALGTTGRYVYALGYFNHMLYQFDTAKGTHRSMAVGSHRGHTSRNLLVDFREHVYVPRVENIENPAPGDRAVTFVKEQSVKSWLVEFDTDLKEVARWPLPDYNPTHDSSSHGIVGFATLQSGRIVFTTHSGALWCLTPAPHGPALLERLGWFHPDGSSYPSAIYCPTGSRFVCGLTRSADGHAWVVHDLENWTSRTVPLDSESDKLLRGATYGVYGTNTLDEQGRGYLVGAGDKCLLLRFEWPSAP